In Halobacteriovorax marinus SJ, the following proteins share a genomic window:
- a CDS encoding DUF5989 family protein: MDEKNIKKKTLKENFQANNKMLKEIFLLIKKNKKWWLMPIFFVFAILSLFLTLAGGSSILPAIYALF, translated from the coding sequence ATGGACGAGAAGAACATTAAGAAAAAGACTCTAAAGGAAAATTTTCAAGCAAATAACAAAATGCTTAAGGAAATCTTTCTACTCATTAAGAAAAATAAAAAATGGTGGCTGATGCCAATTTTCTTCGTGTTTGCAATTCTTAGTCTATTCTTAACACTTGCTGGAGGAAGCTCTATTCTTCCGGCGATCTATGCCCTTTTCTAA
- the scpA gene encoding methylmalonyl-CoA mutase — MKSINDWKELATKEQKGKSPESLITKSAEGIDIKPLYTKEDISSFDNTNTLPGFAPFIRGPRATMYTGRPWTIRQYAGFSTAEESNAFYRKALAAGGQGVSVAFDLATHRGYDSDHPRVSGDVGKAGVAIDSVEDMKVLFDSIPLDKVSVSMTMNGAVLPILANYIIAAEEQGVSKDKLSGTIQNDILKEFMVRNTYIYPPAPSMKAIADIFEYTSKNMPKFNSISISGYHIQEAGADNALELAYTLADGREYIETAIAAGMNIDDFAPRLSFFFGIGMNFYMEIAKLRAARMLWAEIVSEYEPKNVKSTMLRTHCQTSGWSLTEQDPYNNVIRTTVEAMAAVFGGTQSLHTNALDEAVALPTEFSARIARNTQIILQEETGITNVVDPWGGSYMMETLTNEIADRARELMKEVHKLGGMAKAIESGVPKLKIEEAAAIKQAKIDRGEYTIVGVNKYKVENEEEIEILEIDNTAVRESQIKRLAQLKKDRDNEEVNKALSALTEYAKTGIGNGLELAVNAARVRCTVGEISDALEKHWGRYNANSATVSGVYGSAYEEDENWNMIKERIEKFEKENGRRPRMLVAKMGQDGHDRGAKVIATAYADVGFDIDLAPLFSTPAEVAKQAVENDVHVIGVSSLAAGHKTLIPDLINELKKLGGEDIVVVAGGVIPKQDYDFLYNSGVKGIYGPGTAIPYAAEDVLNHIENSKK; from the coding sequence ATGAAATCGATCAATGACTGGAAAGAACTTGCAACCAAAGAGCAAAAAGGAAAATCTCCAGAATCACTTATAACGAAGTCGGCCGAAGGCATCGACATTAAGCCTCTCTATACAAAAGAAGATATCTCATCTTTTGATAATACTAATACTCTTCCAGGTTTTGCACCTTTCATTAGAGGTCCAAGGGCCACAATGTATACAGGAAGACCTTGGACAATTAGACAGTACGCTGGCTTCTCTACAGCAGAAGAATCAAATGCGTTTTACAGAAAGGCCCTCGCTGCTGGTGGACAAGGTGTATCCGTTGCTTTTGATCTAGCAACTCACAGAGGATATGACTCTGATCATCCTAGAGTAAGTGGAGATGTCGGAAAAGCAGGTGTGGCCATAGATAGTGTAGAAGATATGAAAGTGCTCTTCGATTCTATTCCTCTTGATAAAGTTTCTGTCTCGATGACAATGAATGGTGCCGTTCTTCCAATTCTTGCAAACTATATTATTGCAGCCGAGGAGCAAGGTGTTTCAAAAGATAAGCTCTCCGGTACAATTCAAAATGATATCTTAAAAGAGTTCATGGTTAGAAATACTTATATCTACCCTCCTGCTCCATCAATGAAAGCAATCGCCGATATTTTTGAATACACATCAAAGAATATGCCGAAGTTTAATTCGATTTCAATTTCAGGTTATCACATTCAAGAAGCTGGAGCCGACAATGCACTAGAGCTTGCATATACACTTGCAGATGGAAGGGAATATATCGAAACGGCCATTGCTGCTGGGATGAATATTGATGACTTTGCACCAAGACTTTCTTTCTTCTTTGGAATTGGAATGAACTTCTATATGGAAATTGCAAAGCTTAGAGCTGCTCGAATGCTTTGGGCAGAAATTGTAAGCGAGTACGAACCTAAGAATGTAAAATCCACAATGCTTAGAACACATTGCCAAACATCAGGATGGTCACTAACAGAACAAGACCCTTACAATAATGTTATTAGAACAACTGTTGAGGCTATGGCCGCTGTATTTGGTGGAACACAATCTCTTCACACCAACGCTCTAGATGAAGCCGTTGCACTTCCAACAGAATTCTCTGCTCGAATAGCAAGAAATACTCAAATAATTCTACAAGAAGAAACAGGTATTACAAATGTTGTGGACCCATGGGGTGGTTCATACATGATGGAAACACTAACAAATGAAATTGCAGATAGAGCAAGAGAGTTGATGAAAGAAGTTCACAAACTCGGAGGGATGGCAAAGGCCATTGAGTCAGGTGTTCCAAAATTAAAAATTGAAGAAGCCGCTGCAATTAAGCAAGCCAAAATCGACAGAGGCGAATATACAATTGTTGGCGTTAATAAATACAAAGTTGAAAACGAAGAAGAGATTGAAATTCTTGAGATCGATAATACTGCTGTAAGAGAATCACAAATTAAAAGATTAGCTCAACTTAAGAAAGATAGAGATAATGAAGAAGTTAATAAAGCACTAAGTGCCCTTACTGAATACGCTAAGACAGGAATCGGTAATGGACTTGAGCTCGCAGTTAATGCAGCGAGAGTTCGCTGTACAGTCGGAGAAATCTCAGACGCACTAGAGAAGCACTGGGGAAGATACAATGCAAACTCGGCAACAGTCTCTGGAGTTTATGGAAGTGCATACGAAGAAGATGAGAACTGGAATATGATCAAAGAGAGAATTGAAAAATTTGAAAAAGAAAATGGTCGAAGACCGAGAATGCTTGTTGCCAAGATGGGACAAGATGGTCATGACAGAGGAGCGAAAGTTATCGCTACTGCTTATGCAGACGTAGGCTTTGACATTGACCTTGCCCCTCTCTTTTCAACTCCGGCGGAAGTTGCAAAACAAGCAGTTGAAAATGATGTTCACGTCATTGGCGTTTCATCTCTAGCTGCCGGACATAAAACTCTTATTCCTGATCTTATCAATGAGTTAAAGAAATTGGGTGGTGAAGATATTGTAGTTGTTGCCGGTGGAGTTATTCCAAAGCAGGACTATGACTTTCTTTACAACTCTGGAGTAAAAGGAATCTATGGTCCGGGTACGGCAATTCCATACGCGGCAGAAGATGTCCTTAACCATATCGAAAATAGTAAGAAGTAA
- a CDS encoding SPL family radical SAM protein yields MSNYIVEKFNQLQKLSSYQSDFSLDIYDFFLSKNLFKNGQAPSGKPVLLNALSDCSECYYGLQIDSYAEGCFHDCEYCWAKSDLSKKEMWNNPMPLPINISEFWELFYIVFETDKDHPLRSILEKRTPLRIGSLSDPFMTMDKKYGVTLEMLKILNHYEYPTVFLTRSHHVIEQRYLDILNPSLFSIQISLPSLNENFTKVLEPGAPPPIKRLEALKTLVDHGIWCTVRLNPLFPIYADGVYSRNLAKGTPSDFFDFSYIKTLSEYGCQSLLTGFVHLNSNVVELIKEKTGVDLRSLMSQEMKDLGEDFRYSSSEIRSYYEMVKEECSKYKIEFSTCYLGLGEAYFWKDQDLWDNKEDCCNIKNKVSSFKKETREIPIFKRLEIESPNMSFFQRVLHSLWQGFKSFFLKKVFEK; encoded by the coding sequence ATGAGCAATTACATTGTAGAGAAATTTAATCAACTACAAAAGCTGTCTTCATATCAATCAGATTTTAGTCTTGATATTTATGACTTCTTTTTGAGTAAGAATCTTTTTAAGAATGGTCAAGCACCTTCTGGAAAACCTGTTCTCTTAAATGCCCTGAGTGATTGTTCTGAGTGCTACTATGGACTTCAGATAGATTCATATGCCGAGGGATGTTTTCATGATTGTGAATATTGTTGGGCCAAATCAGATCTTAGTAAAAAAGAGATGTGGAATAATCCGATGCCATTGCCTATTAATATCTCAGAGTTTTGGGAATTATTCTACATTGTCTTTGAAACAGATAAGGATCATCCTCTTAGGTCAATCCTTGAAAAGAGAACACCACTTAGAATAGGATCTCTCTCTGATCCATTTATGACAATGGATAAGAAGTACGGTGTAACTCTAGAGATGTTGAAAATATTAAATCACTATGAGTACCCAACGGTATTTCTTACTCGCTCTCATCATGTAATTGAACAAAGGTATTTAGATATTCTAAACCCTAGTCTTTTTTCAATCCAAATATCCTTACCAAGTTTGAATGAGAATTTTACAAAAGTTCTAGAGCCTGGAGCACCTCCTCCTATTAAAAGACTTGAGGCATTGAAGACGTTAGTAGATCATGGAATTTGGTGTACGGTTAGATTAAACCCACTTTTTCCAATTTATGCTGACGGCGTTTACTCCAGAAACTTGGCCAAAGGGACACCCTCTGACTTTTTCGACTTCTCTTATATCAAGACATTGTCAGAGTACGGATGCCAGTCTCTGTTAACGGGCTTTGTTCATTTGAACTCCAATGTCGTAGAGTTGATAAAGGAAAAGACAGGAGTAGACTTAAGAAGCTTAATGTCTCAGGAGATGAAGGATCTCGGAGAGGACTTTAGATATTCTTCATCAGAGATTAGAAGTTATTATGAGATGGTTAAGGAGGAGTGCTCTAAGTATAAAATTGAGTTCTCAACTTGCTATCTTGGTCTGGGCGAAGCTTATTTTTGGAAAGATCAGGACCTATGGGATAATAAAGAGGACTGCTGCAATATAAAGAATAAGGTTAGCAGTTTTAAGAAAGAAACGAGGGAGATTCCTATTTTTAAAAGACTGGAGATTGAATCTCCTAATATGAGCTTTTTTCAAAGAGTTCTTCATAGTTTATGGCAGGGGTTTAAGAGTTTCTTTCTTAAAAAGGTATTTGAAAAGTAA
- a CDS encoding SxtJ family membrane protein, with protein MAYILGISAYYHDSSATLLKDGEILASIEEEKFSRKKHDKTFPFEAIRFCLGFSGISLAEVDQIIFYDKPLTKFERLLETYVSFAPFGWSFYKASLPEWFSGKIFLEKTLKHELQMLDPTIDSSKNILFCEHHLSHAASAFFPSPFDEAVILCIDGVGEWNTTSSWIGRGSVIDKLWNIDFPHSIGLLYSAFTYYLGFEVNNGEYKMMGLSPYGKPIYADKIKEHLIDIKEDGSFSLDMSYFSYTTDLVMTNKKFSQLFGREVRNRDEDILQFHMDVAASIQTVTENCVLKIATSLKKETGIKNLCLAGGVALNCVANGKLKEANIFENIWVQPAAGDAGGSLGSALSCHYQFNGNSRSARSTDDMKGSLLGPEYSNEEVESILNSKGCVYSKSENICKETAQYISEAKVVGWFQGRAEYGPRALGNRSILGDPRDSSMQKRLNLKIKYRESFRPFAPVVLEECVSNYFNFEGKSPYMLFTAKVKNSSLLERKECNLFERLAQVNSPLPAITHVDLSARLQTVNQSTNSKFHNLLSEFSSLSGFPVLINTSFNIRGEPIVLTPENAINCFMNTEMDILVLNDFILKKEDQSRESFKAYTTTELSGEVTQKVRASVSELDLKNFTKQFSIFLMLGVGILLPYVWKYNYSLIPFILGALVILIYFIRPRMLTILYHPWTWLMNNLTFIKGQLLLVLGYFIMITPIALIMKMIGKDPMRKSFSKEKETYFLRSEESTFDPQSLKFPF; from the coding sequence ATGGCTTATATTTTAGGGATTTCTGCTTATTATCATGATAGCTCTGCAACGTTGTTGAAGGACGGGGAAATTCTCGCTTCTATTGAAGAAGAGAAGTTCTCTAGGAAAAAACATGATAAGACATTTCCTTTTGAAGCGATTCGTTTTTGCCTGGGTTTCTCAGGGATTTCATTAGCAGAAGTTGATCAGATAATTTTCTATGATAAGCCATTAACAAAATTTGAAAGACTTCTAGAAACATATGTTTCATTTGCACCATTTGGTTGGAGTTTTTATAAAGCGTCTTTACCAGAGTGGTTTAGTGGAAAGATCTTTCTTGAAAAGACATTGAAGCATGAGCTACAAATGCTTGATCCAACAATCGATTCTTCAAAGAATATTTTATTTTGCGAGCATCACCTCTCACACGCAGCATCGGCTTTCTTTCCAAGTCCATTCGATGAGGCCGTTATCCTTTGCATCGATGGGGTCGGTGAGTGGAATACAACAAGTAGCTGGATAGGTAGAGGAAGCGTCATTGATAAACTTTGGAATATTGATTTTCCCCACTCCATAGGATTACTCTACTCTGCATTTACGTACTACCTTGGATTTGAAGTTAATAATGGGGAATATAAAATGATGGGGCTCTCTCCATATGGAAAGCCTATCTATGCTGATAAAATAAAAGAACATCTTATTGATATAAAAGAAGACGGATCGTTTAGCCTTGATATGAGCTATTTCTCGTATACGACTGACCTTGTGATGACGAATAAAAAGTTTAGTCAGCTCTTTGGACGAGAGGTTCGAAATAGAGACGAGGATATCTTGCAATTTCATATGGATGTTGCGGCAAGTATTCAGACTGTCACAGAGAATTGCGTTTTAAAAATTGCGACCTCTTTAAAGAAAGAGACAGGGATTAAGAACCTATGTCTTGCCGGTGGTGTCGCCCTTAATTGTGTTGCCAATGGAAAACTTAAAGAAGCTAATATATTCGAAAATATTTGGGTTCAGCCTGCTGCGGGAGACGCTGGAGGAAGTTTAGGCTCTGCACTCTCTTGCCACTATCAATTCAATGGGAATTCGAGATCTGCTAGGTCGACAGATGATATGAAGGGATCACTATTGGGCCCAGAGTATTCAAACGAAGAAGTAGAAAGTATTTTAAACTCTAAAGGATGTGTATATTCTAAGAGTGAAAATATTTGTAAAGAAACGGCTCAATATATATCTGAAGCAAAAGTTGTGGGGTGGTTTCAAGGTAGAGCAGAATACGGTCCAAGAGCGCTTGGAAATAGATCGATTCTTGGGGATCCTAGAGACTCTTCAATGCAAAAAAGACTTAATTTGAAAATTAAATATCGAGAGTCTTTTCGCCCCTTTGCCCCCGTTGTTCTAGAAGAGTGTGTCAGTAATTATTTTAACTTTGAGGGCAAGTCTCCCTATATGCTCTTCACTGCAAAGGTTAAGAACTCCTCTCTTCTCGAGAGGAAAGAGTGCAATCTCTTTGAGAGACTTGCTCAGGTGAATTCACCTCTTCCCGCAATTACACACGTCGATCTTTCGGCCAGGTTACAAACAGTAAATCAAAGTACGAATAGTAAGTTCCATAATTTATTATCTGAGTTTTCTTCTTTGAGTGGTTTTCCTGTTTTAATAAATACCTCTTTCAATATTAGGGGAGAGCCAATAGTGCTCACTCCTGAAAATGCAATAAACTGCTTTATGAACACAGAGATGGATATTCTTGTGTTGAATGACTTTATTTTAAAAAAAGAAGATCAGAGTAGGGAGTCATTTAAAGCATACACGACAACTGAACTCAGTGGTGAAGTCACGCAAAAGGTAAGGGCAAGTGTCTCAGAATTAGACTTGAAAAATTTTACGAAGCAATTTTCTATATTTCTCATGTTGGGTGTGGGGATTCTTCTTCCTTATGTATGGAAATATAATTATTCCTTAATTCCATTCATTCTAGGTGCCCTCGTTATTTTGATTTATTTTATACGACCGAGAATGTTAACGATTCTCTATCATCCTTGGACTTGGTTAATGAATAATCTAACCTTTATTAAGGGGCAGTTACTTCTTGTTCTTGGTTATTTCATTATGATTACACCAATTGCACTCATTATGAAGATGATAGGAAAGGATCCAATGAGAAAGAGTTTTTCAAAAGAGAAGGAGACGTACTTTCTTAGAAGCGAAGAAAGTACTTTTGATCCTCAGAGTTTAAAGTTCCCTTTTTAG
- the meaB gene encoding methylmalonyl Co-A mutase-associated GTPase MeaB: MSKEINEKDILKGSRRALAKAITLIESKREDHRIEAQELLEKLLPKSGNSIRIGITGTPGVGKSTFIESFGLYLISKGHRVAVLAVDPSSPISGGSIMGDKTRMEKLSQDDSAFIRPSPSSGSLGGVATKTRETAILCEAAGYDVILIETVGVGQSEFEVASMVDFFLVLMLPNAGDELQGIKKGILELADSIVINKVDGDSVNLANQTKAHYSGALQIIHPTSFWKPEVQLISSLENRNIDGVWEMIERYRKEALENGELHQKRTKQNRDWMHKLIAELIDIKLKQHPDVKEELPVLLDKVTEGKTTPYLAANNIINLFLK, encoded by the coding sequence ATGAGTAAAGAGATCAACGAAAAAGATATTCTAAAAGGAAGTCGCAGGGCCCTTGCAAAGGCAATCACTCTTATTGAAAGTAAGAGAGAGGACCATCGCATTGAAGCTCAAGAGCTTTTAGAAAAACTTCTTCCTAAATCTGGCAATAGTATAAGAATCGGAATCACTGGTACCCCAGGTGTTGGTAAATCGACTTTTATTGAAAGCTTTGGGCTTTACCTCATCTCTAAAGGGCATAGAGTCGCCGTACTTGCTGTCGATCCAAGTTCTCCAATTTCTGGTGGTAGTATCATGGGTGACAAGACGAGAATGGAAAAACTTTCACAAGATGATTCGGCCTTCATTAGACCTTCACCTTCATCTGGTAGCCTTGGTGGAGTTGCCACAAAGACTCGAGAAACGGCAATACTCTGCGAAGCAGCTGGTTATGATGTCATCCTCATAGAAACTGTTGGCGTCGGACAATCAGAATTTGAAGTGGCCTCTATGGTAGACTTCTTTCTTGTTCTCATGCTTCCAAATGCTGGAGATGAACTACAAGGAATAAAGAAAGGGATTTTAGAATTAGCTGACTCTATAGTGATTAATAAGGTTGATGGAGATTCTGTTAATTTAGCAAATCAAACTAAGGCCCACTACTCAGGAGCCTTACAGATTATACATCCAACATCATTTTGGAAACCAGAAGTACAGCTCATCTCATCTCTTGAAAATAGAAATATTGATGGAGTTTGGGAGATGATCGAAAGATATAGAAAAGAAGCTCTTGAAAATGGTGAACTTCATCAAAAAAGAACAAAGCAAAATAGAGATTGGATGCACAAGCTTATCGCTGAGCTTATCGACATAAAGCTAAAGCAGCATCCAGATGTAAAAGAGGAACTTCCCGTCCTCCTTGATAAAGTAACAGAGGGAAAAACAACTCCTTATTTAGCTGCTAATAATATTATTAACCTTTTTTTGAAGTAG
- a CDS encoding aminotransferase class V-fold PLP-dependent enzyme, translated as MKFDPMKIREDFPVYKNNKEFLYFDNACTSLRPQQVISAMNEYYEEHPSCHNRALHLFGVKTTKKYEDSRKTIAKFINAQSEREIVFTRNTTEAINIIAKGINWQVGDRILTTEMEHNSNLLPWQFLTKEKGVELNHISLNKDFDINLEDFERELSEKKYRLVSLHHTSNVTGSSLSVAPLVRMAKKYGALVLLDCAQAMTTSKIDVQELDVDFIAFSFHKCFGPSGVGALFGKESILSSLTPMLYGGETVIDSTYDSCTFSDIPFRFEAGLQNYSGVIGTKACIEYIESIGIQNIKSHLTHLNSILTEFLLSEERVQIIGPRDANLRGGIINFSVEGLDLGQISLVLDKSHRIMVRSGVHCCHSWYHEKELKPSLRVSLGPYNTEDEVLKFIEVIKPIIRYF; from the coding sequence ATGAAATTTGATCCCATGAAAATTAGAGAAGACTTTCCTGTATATAAAAACAATAAGGAATTTCTTTACTTCGATAATGCCTGCACTAGTTTGAGACCTCAGCAAGTCATTAGTGCTATGAATGAATATTATGAAGAGCATCCATCCTGTCATAATAGAGCGCTTCACCTGTTTGGAGTTAAAACAACTAAGAAGTACGAAGACTCAAGAAAGACCATTGCTAAATTTATTAATGCGCAAAGTGAGAGGGAGATTGTTTTTACGAGAAATACAACTGAGGCGATAAATATCATTGCAAAAGGTATCAATTGGCAGGTGGGGGATAGGATACTCACAACAGAAATGGAGCATAATTCAAATCTCTTACCATGGCAGTTTCTCACTAAAGAGAAAGGAGTTGAGTTAAATCATATTTCTCTTAACAAAGATTTTGATATTAATTTAGAGGACTTTGAAAGAGAGCTATCTGAAAAAAAGTATAGACTCGTCTCTCTTCATCATACCTCTAATGTTACTGGAAGCTCATTGTCTGTGGCACCTCTTGTTCGCATGGCTAAGAAGTATGGAGCCTTAGTTCTCCTAGACTGCGCTCAGGCGATGACAACGTCTAAAATTGATGTTCAAGAACTTGATGTTGATTTTATAGCTTTCTCTTTTCATAAGTGCTTTGGTCCATCTGGAGTTGGTGCCCTGTTTGGGAAGGAGTCTATTTTATCAAGTCTAACTCCTATGCTCTATGGCGGTGAGACTGTCATCGATTCAACTTATGACTCCTGTACCTTTAGTGATATTCCATTTCGCTTTGAAGCCGGACTTCAAAATTACTCTGGAGTCATTGGTACAAAGGCATGTATTGAGTACATTGAAAGTATAGGCATTCAGAATATTAAAAGCCATTTAACTCACTTAAACTCGATTTTGACCGAATTTCTCTTAAGTGAAGAGCGTGTTCAAATTATTGGGCCAAGGGATGCTAATTTGAGAGGCGGGATTATTAATTTTTCTGTTGAAGGCCTAGATCTTGGACAGATCTCATTAGTACTCGATAAGAGTCACAGAATCATGGTTCGAAGTGGTGTTCATTGTTGCCACTCATGGTATCACGAAAAAGAATTGAAACCATCACTTAGAGTTTCTCTAGGGCCATATAATACTGAGGATGAAGTCTTAAAGTTTATTGAGGTTATAAAGCCGATTATAAGATACTTTTAA
- a CDS encoding SGNH/GDSL hydrolase family protein, giving the protein MNKSIFREVSISLIIAILIILALEGVSRIIYTPSHLDKIMAVLEENHSRFWKVKSNLHQDFFGAEVSTDSRGFRIGAADKTWSSAKMRVALMGASPSFGWGVSNHETYCSKISTYSDNHIATRNFSQIGYSSYQGTKLIDEVIKSKPTHILISYVINDLDYYRFFYSDNVPDKEVQAKDQSIITLRNFAKGLMFPKLFFKFLKSNQSSIKLDRETRVTKEDYISNINSLVEKIKSNNITPILIKFPVNMPLQENTEGDIQKIQNARIRKRGLEYNLALQNFANEKSIKLIDLTEVVRTTNKYLFLDPNGDTIHPNIEGHDLFAKKILKSIL; this is encoded by the coding sequence ATGAATAAATCGATATTTAGAGAGGTCTCAATCTCTCTCATTATTGCCATCCTAATAATATTGGCACTTGAAGGAGTATCGAGAATCATCTACACCCCCTCACATCTTGATAAAATCATGGCCGTTTTAGAAGAAAATCACTCCCGTTTCTGGAAAGTGAAGAGTAATCTTCATCAGGACTTCTTTGGTGCTGAAGTAAGCACTGACTCAAGAGGCTTTAGAATTGGAGCCGCAGATAAGACATGGTCATCAGCAAAAATGAGAGTTGCACTTATGGGCGCATCTCCTAGTTTTGGATGGGGTGTTTCTAACCACGAAACATACTGCTCTAAAATTTCAACTTATTCTGACAACCATATTGCTACGAGAAATTTTTCTCAAATCGGATACAGCTCATATCAAGGAACAAAGTTAATTGATGAAGTCATCAAGTCTAAACCAACTCATATTCTCATCTCTTATGTCATAAATGACTTAGACTACTATCGCTTCTTCTACTCTGATAATGTGCCAGATAAAGAAGTACAAGCTAAAGATCAAAGCATAATAACACTTAGAAACTTTGCAAAAGGTCTCATGTTCCCAAAGTTATTCTTCAAGTTTCTTAAAAGTAATCAAAGCTCAATAAAACTTGATAGAGAAACTAGAGTAACCAAAGAAGATTATATAAGTAATATAAATTCTCTTGTTGAAAAGATTAAGAGCAATAATATAACTCCTATCCTAATTAAGTTTCCTGTAAATATGCCTCTTCAGGAAAATACAGAGGGAGATATTCAAAAAATTCAAAATGCTAGAATAAGAAAAAGAGGTCTAGAGTACAACCTTGCCTTACAAAATTTTGCAAATGAGAAAAGCATTAAGTTAATTGATCTGACTGAGGTTGTTCGAACAACAAATAAGTACCTCTTCTTAGATCCCAACGGGGATACTATACACCCCAACATTGAAGGTCATGATCTATTTGCCAAGAAAATCCTTAAAAGTATCTTATAA